A part of Kineosporia sp. NBRC 101731 genomic DNA contains:
- a CDS encoding MFS transporter — protein MSTASDRRDPVLHALLLSSAASATSLGLTFSLTALYLTRVAGIGTHAVGIGLTAAGIFAIATTFVAGHLSDRYGARAVMTAAAVIRAAALIGYCLLDGDVVAFGLLACVLLGAGGVQGTAKVALVAQVFAGSERTSMRARIRVITNIFVAVGSGLGAITLAVGTAPAYRVALVAAAVLVLGSVVPLAPLPLQGAVTTHAPGGSAPLRDRRYLAVAALNGVIHVQFEVLTLGMPLWVAARTQAPEALIGVLIVLNTGVVTALQIPATRMVTDVRRAGRTVFAATGLLALACVLYPTAAAFGAVAATAVLVTAVAVHSLGEVLSEAGGWELAFELADPARPGAYQGLSATGAAVGAALAPVVITSSAIAHGLPGWLLLGGVFVSAGAGTRTLSRRTTEPPVTAVNEPLGKGVSGGLGAQVGGAAAGDGGQEA, from the coding sequence ATGTCTACCGCGAGCGACCGGCGTGATCCGGTCCTTCACGCGCTGTTGCTCTCCTCGGCCGCCAGCGCCACGTCCCTCGGCCTGACCTTCAGCCTCACCGCGCTGTACCTGACCCGGGTGGCCGGGATCGGCACCCACGCGGTCGGAATCGGCCTGACCGCCGCCGGGATCTTCGCCATCGCCACGACGTTCGTGGCCGGCCACCTCAGCGACCGGTACGGGGCGCGGGCGGTGATGACCGCTGCCGCCGTGATCCGGGCGGCCGCGCTGATCGGGTACTGCCTGCTCGACGGGGATGTCGTGGCCTTCGGGCTGCTGGCGTGCGTGCTGCTGGGAGCCGGCGGTGTCCAGGGCACGGCCAAGGTCGCTCTCGTCGCGCAGGTCTTCGCCGGATCGGAGCGGACCTCGATGCGCGCCCGGATCCGGGTGATCACGAACATCTTCGTCGCCGTGGGTTCCGGCCTGGGCGCGATCACCCTGGCCGTCGGCACCGCCCCGGCCTACCGGGTTGCCCTGGTCGCGGCGGCGGTCCTGGTGCTGGGGTCGGTCGTGCCGTTGGCTCCGCTTCCCCTGCAGGGCGCCGTCACCACACACGCTCCGGGCGGATCCGCGCCGCTGCGGGATCGCCGCTATCTGGCCGTTGCGGCCCTGAACGGCGTCATCCACGTGCAGTTCGAGGTGCTGACCCTGGGCATGCCGCTGTGGGTGGCTGCCCGGACCCAGGCCCCGGAGGCGTTGATCGGGGTGCTGATCGTGCTCAACACCGGTGTGGTGACGGCGTTGCAGATCCCGGCCACCCGGATGGTCACCGATGTGCGCCGGGCCGGGCGCACGGTGTTCGCCGCCACCGGCCTGCTGGCCCTGGCCTGCGTCCTCTACCCGACCGCCGCCGCCTTCGGCGCCGTGGCCGCCACGGCTGTCCTGGTCACCGCGGTGGCGGTGCACTCCCTGGGCGAGGTGCTGTCCGAGGCCGGCGGCTGGGAGCTGGCTTTCGAGCTCGCCGACCCGGCGCGGCCCGGCGCCTACCAGGGTCTGAGCGCGACCGGCGCGGCGGTGGGCGCGGCCCTGGCGCCGGTGGTGATCACCTCCAGCGCGATCGCCCACGGGTTACCCGGCTGGTTGTTGCTCGGAGGCGTCTTCGTCTCGGCCGGGGCGGGCACCCGGACACTGAGCCGAAGGACGACGGAACCACCGGTGACTGCCGTGAACGAGCCTCTCGGAAAAGGAGTCTCAGGCGGTCTGGGAGCTCAGGTGGGCGGCGCGGCGGCGGGGGACGGTGGTCAGGAAGCCTAG
- a CDS encoding ABC transporter permease, with protein sequence MSERTYPSYAHPLWRRLLIGREAGVIALLIIIWLYGYSNIPYFGDTLTLTYILVDMTTVLLIALPMTLVIVTGEIDLSVASVVGLSSAVLGLLVQHGVGMPLACLTALVVGVACGVVNGFLVAYVGLPSLAVTIGTLALYRGIAVGLLGTTAVTDFPANWTELTSKVLGSTGIPTFMMVFVVLAAIFIALLHFSPFGRGIYDIGLSPEAAEFTGVNVQRTKMILFVLTGTLSALAGIFYTLRFGSARGDNATGLELQVIAAVLLGGVSIFGGRGKLPGVIAGVLLIGALSSALRLEGVTVNVINIIIGLLLVLSVLSTSLLAWISDIRGSQARRHRVQRPTQTPSSVSSQ encoded by the coding sequence ATGAGCGAACGCACCTATCCCTCGTACGCCCACCCCCTGTGGCGGCGACTGCTCATCGGCCGGGAGGCCGGCGTCATCGCCCTGCTGATCATCATCTGGCTGTACGGCTACAGCAACATCCCGTACTTCGGTGACACCCTGACCCTGACCTACATCCTCGTCGACATGACGACGGTCCTGCTCATCGCCCTGCCGATGACCCTCGTGATCGTGACCGGCGAGATCGACCTGTCCGTCGCGTCCGTCGTCGGTCTCTCCAGTGCCGTTCTGGGACTGCTCGTGCAGCACGGCGTGGGCATGCCGCTGGCCTGCCTCACCGCGCTGGTGGTGGGCGTGGCCTGCGGCGTGGTCAACGGTTTCCTGGTGGCCTACGTGGGGCTACCCTCGCTGGCAGTGACCATCGGTACGCTCGCCCTCTACCGTGGGATCGCGGTCGGGCTGCTCGGCACCACGGCGGTCACCGACTTCCCCGCGAACTGGACGGAACTGACGTCCAAAGTTCTGGGTTCGACCGGCATCCCGACGTTCATGATGGTGTTCGTCGTCCTCGCAGCGATCTTCATCGCGCTGCTGCACTTCTCGCCCTTCGGCCGCGGCATCTACGACATCGGGCTGAGCCCCGAGGCGGCCGAGTTCACCGGCGTCAACGTGCAGCGCACCAAGATGATCCTGTTCGTCCTGACCGGCACGCTCTCCGCGCTGGCCGGCATCTTCTACACCCTGCGGTTCGGCAGTGCCCGTGGCGACAACGCCACCGGCCTCGAACTCCAGGTGATCGCAGCCGTCCTGCTCGGCGGTGTGTCGATCTTCGGTGGCCGGGGCAAGCTGCCCGGCGTCATCGCCGGCGTGCTCCTCATCGGTGCCCTCTCCAGTGCCCTGCGGCTGGAGGGCGTCACCGTGAACGTCATCAACATCATCATCGGACTGCTGCTCGTGCTGTCCGTGCTCTCCACCAGTCTCCTGGCGTGGATCTCCGACATCCGCGGATCCCAGGCCAGGCGACACCGCGTCCAGCGGCCCACACAGACGCCTTCTAGCGTCAGTTCACAGTGA
- a CDS encoding helix-turn-helix domain-containing protein, translating into MANHRIVVLVLEGAKPLDVGIPAQVFANRPTMPYEVRVCGAAPGLVTGGNGLSYHVAEGLSALEQADTIFIPGYRDPVNTPPPASVVGALLEARERGARLAAISTGAFALAATGLLDGRRATTHWHYTKALAQRHPMIQVDENVLFVDEGQVLTSAGAASGIDLCLHLVRLDHGVALSNEVARRVVAAPFRSGGQAQYVPSVVPETVGQLFAETRQWALERLAEHLTLEDMARHAGVSVRTFSRRFAEATGHTPMRWVLRARIDAARELLERSDLGIEEIAVRVGLGTGSNLRLHFQRILGTSPSEYRHTFSA; encoded by the coding sequence ATGGCCAACCACCGCATCGTTGTGCTCGTGCTCGAGGGGGCCAAGCCGCTGGACGTCGGTATTCCGGCGCAGGTGTTCGCGAACCGCCCGACCATGCCCTACGAGGTGCGGGTGTGCGGGGCCGCACCCGGGCTGGTGACCGGGGGCAACGGGCTGTCTTATCATGTGGCCGAGGGGTTGTCGGCGCTGGAACAGGCCGACACCATTTTCATCCCCGGCTATCGCGATCCGGTGAACACGCCGCCGCCGGCGTCGGTCGTGGGTGCCCTGCTGGAGGCCCGGGAGCGGGGGGCCCGGCTGGCCGCGATCTCGACCGGTGCCTTCGCCCTGGCGGCGACCGGCCTGCTCGACGGGCGGCGGGCCACGACCCACTGGCACTACACGAAGGCGCTGGCGCAGCGGCACCCGATGATCCAGGTCGACGAGAACGTGCTGTTCGTCGACGAGGGGCAGGTGCTCACCTCGGCCGGGGCGGCCTCGGGCATCGACCTGTGTCTGCACCTGGTGCGCCTCGACCACGGGGTGGCACTCTCGAACGAGGTCGCGCGCCGTGTGGTGGCCGCGCCCTTCCGCAGTGGTGGCCAGGCGCAGTACGTGCCCAGCGTGGTGCCCGAGACGGTGGGCCAGCTGTTCGCGGAGACCCGGCAGTGGGCGCTGGAACGCCTGGCCGAGCACCTCACCCTGGAAGACATGGCGCGCCACGCGGGCGTTTCGGTGCGGACGTTCTCCCGGCGGTTCGCCGAGGCCACCGGTCACACGCCGATGCGGTGGGTGCTGCGGGCCCGGATCGACGCCGCCCGGGAGCTCCTCGAACGGTCCGACCTCGGGATCGAGGAGATCGCCGTGCGCGTCGGCCTGGGCACCGGATCGAACCTGCGCCTGCACTTCCAGCGGATTCTCGGCACCTCGCCCAGCGAGTACCGGCACACTTTCTCGGCCTGA
- a CDS encoding extracellular solute-binding protein, with protein sequence MRRTTARSALALALTATLGLTACGRAEDAGTGTSAAASTIGSDPATGDITIWAMGTEGELLPDFVKEFEKANPDVNIEVTAIPWDAAHNKIQTAVAGGNTPDLAMMGTTWMADFADAFSTVPTDLDTSDYFEGALNTTESDDRKVGVPWYVDTRVLYYRTDLAEKAGWDKAPTTWEELQQMAKDMQSKAGADYGIRLPAGNDSFQGTLWMPWSNGAELTSGDQWTLDTPEMVEAYEYYQSFYTDKIADANADVSSGAQEAEFVDGSTPMLIDGPFMRSSLATLGGPDFDKKYSVATLPTKKSSASFSGGANLVVFNDSDNASAAWKLAQWLGKPDVQAAWFKASGDLPSAQSAWKEDELASDEDLQVFGRQLETAKSQPVSTSWVKVGAAADQALEQMRRGGTPAADALKDLQSKADSIGLD encoded by the coding sequence GTGAGAAGGACGACCGCGCGCAGTGCCCTGGCACTCGCGCTCACCGCCACCCTGGGCCTGACCGCCTGTGGACGCGCCGAGGACGCCGGTACCGGCACCTCCGCCGCCGCGTCCACCATCGGCTCCGACCCCGCGACCGGTGACATCACCATCTGGGCCATGGGCACCGAGGGCGAGCTGCTGCCGGACTTCGTCAAGGAGTTCGAGAAGGCCAACCCGGACGTGAACATCGAGGTCACGGCGATTCCCTGGGACGCCGCACACAACAAGATCCAGACGGCCGTCGCCGGTGGCAACACCCCCGACCTGGCCATGATGGGCACGACCTGGATGGCCGACTTCGCCGACGCCTTCTCCACGGTGCCCACCGATCTGGACACCAGCGACTACTTCGAGGGCGCCCTGAACACCACCGAGAGCGACGACCGCAAGGTCGGCGTTCCCTGGTACGTGGACACCCGCGTCCTCTATTACCGCACCGACCTGGCCGAGAAGGCCGGCTGGGACAAGGCGCCCACCACCTGGGAAGAGCTCCAGCAGATGGCCAAGGACATGCAGTCCAAGGCCGGCGCCGACTACGGCATCCGCCTGCCCGCGGGCAACGACTCGTTCCAGGGCACCCTGTGGATGCCGTGGAGCAACGGCGCGGAGCTCACCAGCGGCGACCAGTGGACGCTCGACACCCCCGAGATGGTCGAGGCCTACGAGTACTATCAGAGCTTCTACACCGACAAGATCGCCGACGCCAACGCCGACGTGTCCTCCGGCGCCCAGGAGGCCGAATTCGTCGACGGCTCTACCCCGATGCTGATCGACGGGCCGTTCATGCGCAGCTCGCTGGCCACGCTGGGCGGCCCGGACTTCGACAAGAAGTACTCGGTGGCAACGCTTCCCACGAAGAAGAGCTCGGCCTCGTTCAGTGGTGGCGCCAACCTGGTGGTGTTCAACGACAGCGACAACGCCTCCGCGGCGTGGAAGCTCGCGCAGTGGCTGGGAAAGCCGGACGTGCAGGCCGCCTGGTTCAAGGCTTCCGGCGACCTCCCTTCGGCCCAGTCCGCCTGGAAGGAGGACGAGCTCGCCTCCGACGAAGACCTCCAGGTGTTCGGCCGGCAGCTGGAGACCGCCAAGTCCCAGCCGGTGAGCACCTCCTGGGTCAAGGTCGGGGCCGCGGCCGACCAGGCGCTGGAGCAGATGCGACGGGGTGGCACCCCGGCCGCGGACGCCCTGAAGGACCTTCAGTCCAAGGCTGACTCGATCGGTCTGGACTGA
- a CDS encoding LacI family DNA-binding transcriptional regulator encodes MAARRRPTVHDVAKLAGVSIATVSFSFRRPDQVRPETRQTVLAAAKEIGYIPSASARGLVRGKTGALGLHSYEFLLERPLHEVATSGASPARPLDLDRSVIPWSDIADGQRADIRAYPLYVDEVQRGFELEARRHGRPVLVGRGDPSSGALTETAGRVDGLAIFPGLSAAASLQEVTLNMPVVLFSLPSTDDQYHHVLVDNQGGMGDLVTHLVREHGVQDLEFVGGTMAHDYLERFLGFQHTLRQLGVRAPQKICDDADLGRGPAFTGVLQRLRSGSLPQALVCASDQLAVELLDLLRREGVSVPGDVIVTGFDGILAGLLSHPPLTTVRQPMEAMGRVAAQLLMLEAEDDVVTGRTVQLGTSLETRASCGC; translated from the coding sequence GTGGCCGCACGCCGCCGTCCCACGGTTCATGACGTCGCCAAGCTGGCCGGCGTCTCCATCGCCACGGTGTCGTTCTCGTTCCGGCGCCCCGACCAGGTGCGCCCCGAGACCCGGCAGACGGTGCTGGCGGCCGCCAAGGAGATCGGGTACATCCCCAGCGCCTCGGCGCGAGGGCTGGTGCGGGGCAAGACCGGCGCGCTGGGCCTGCACTCGTACGAGTTCCTGCTGGAGCGGCCGCTGCACGAGGTGGCGACCTCCGGGGCGTCACCGGCGAGGCCGCTGGACCTGGACCGGTCCGTGATTCCCTGGTCCGACATCGCGGACGGGCAGCGGGCCGACATCCGCGCCTACCCACTCTATGTCGACGAGGTGCAGCGGGGTTTCGAGCTGGAGGCCCGCCGGCACGGCCGGCCGGTGCTGGTCGGGCGGGGCGACCCCTCCTCGGGGGCCCTCACCGAGACCGCCGGGCGGGTGGACGGTCTGGCCATCTTCCCTGGCCTCTCCGCCGCGGCGTCGCTGCAGGAGGTCACCCTGAACATGCCGGTCGTGCTGTTCAGCCTTCCCTCCACCGACGACCAGTACCACCACGTGCTCGTCGACAACCAAGGTGGAATGGGCGATCTCGTCACCCATCTGGTGCGCGAGCACGGGGTGCAGGATCTGGAGTTCGTCGGGGGAACCATGGCCCACGACTACCTGGAACGATTCCTGGGTTTTCAGCACACCCTCCGCCAGCTCGGCGTCCGGGCACCCCAGAAGATCTGCGACGACGCCGATCTCGGCCGGGGTCCGGCCTTCACCGGGGTACTCCAGCGGCTGCGGTCAGGCAGCCTTCCCCAGGCCCTGGTGTGCGCCAGCGACCAGCTCGCCGTGGAGCTGCTCGACCTGTTGCGGCGCGAGGGGGTGTCGGTGCCGGGCGACGTGATCGTCACCGGCTTCGACGGCATCCTGGCCGGGCTGCTGTCGCACCCGCCGCTGACCACCGTGCGCCAGCCGATGGAGGCGATGGGGCGGGTGGCCGCCCAGCTGCTCATGCTCGAAGCAGAGGACGACGTGGTCACCGGACGCACGGTGCAGTTGGGTACCAGCTTGGAGACCCGGGCCAGCTGCGGCTGCTGA
- a CDS encoding helix-turn-helix domain-containing protein, protein MVVRYELTGSALAGVRFAISPLNELVLSLRSWRDPGRYPLHLSWFRRTRPLHEQLDTEALGALVSPRNWVPDFLTPQPSSPLTRFEDELARLSSTPAATVAQGLLATYETDAQIPEVLRGDNALQRVVSALNGYWELCFAPDWPRMRAVLEADVTYRGRQIAQHGLAAMFADLTDRVRMDDEGIEVRTGPGTVWSGRADQGLTLVPTLWTSAVCVAVSPDELSTIIYLARGSATLWESAPPPTSAALAGVLGSHRAALLQRLAAPASSTELALKLGVTPTAVNQHLRALRSAGLLVAVRDGRSVLYRRSDLADQMLASVAPG, encoded by the coding sequence ATGGTGGTGCGTTACGAATTGACGGGTTCCGCCCTGGCGGGTGTGCGCTTCGCCATCTCGCCCCTCAACGAGCTGGTGCTGTCGCTGCGCAGCTGGCGCGACCCGGGCCGCTATCCCCTCCATCTGTCGTGGTTCCGCCGCACCCGCCCACTGCACGAACAGCTCGACACCGAGGCCCTGGGAGCGCTGGTCTCGCCGCGCAACTGGGTGCCCGATTTCCTCACCCCGCAACCGTCCTCACCCCTGACCCGCTTCGAGGACGAACTGGCCCGGCTGTCCTCGACCCCGGCCGCCACCGTCGCCCAAGGCCTGCTCGCGACCTACGAAACCGATGCGCAGATCCCTGAGGTCCTGCGCGGGGACAACGCGCTGCAGCGGGTCGTCAGCGCCCTGAACGGCTATTGGGAGCTGTGTTTCGCCCCCGACTGGCCGCGAATGCGAGCGGTGCTGGAGGCGGACGTCACCTATCGGGGTCGTCAGATCGCGCAGCACGGCCTGGCCGCGATGTTCGCCGACCTGACCGACCGGGTGCGGATGGACGACGAGGGCATCGAGGTGCGCACGGGACCCGGAACGGTCTGGTCCGGTCGGGCCGACCAGGGTCTCACCCTGGTTCCGACCCTGTGGACCAGCGCGGTCTGCGTCGCGGTCTCCCCGGACGAACTCTCCACGATCATCTACCTGGCCCGGGGCAGCGCCACCCTCTGGGAGAGCGCTCCGCCCCCGACCTCCGCAGCCCTGGCCGGCGTCCTCGGTTCCCACCGGGCCGCCCTCCTGCAACGCCTGGCGGCCCCCGCGTCCTCCACCGAACTGGCGCTCAAGCTGGGCGTCACACCCACCGCGGTCAACCAGCACCTGCGGGCACTGCGCTCGGCCGGGCTGCTGGTCGCGGTCCGGGACGGCCGCTCGGTGCTTTACCGACGCTCAGATCTGGCCGACCAGATGCTGGCCTCGGTCGCACCGGGCTGA
- the rhaS gene encoding rhamnose ABC transporter substrate-binding protein, which produces MRTLTRLLDRRTALLGVATLSLALTMTACGKADTGSSGDGGSGDSGDKALSIVFLPKNLGNPYFDASDAGGKKAVEALGGTFSEVGPQTASPDAQVQYINTAAQQHASAIVLSANDPKAVGSALTQAKSSGTKIVTFDSDTEAQYRDLFVNQASPEGIAKAQVDGLAEQIGDSGEIAILSASANATNQNAWIDLMKKDLEADHPNIKLVDTVYGNDDDQTSFDKTAALLKNHPNLKGIISPTTVGIAAAARYLSTSKSKGKVALTGLGTPNQMRKFVEDGTVTEFYLWNPTDLGTLAAYAAVALANGEITGKEGDKFTAGDLGDYTVGADNTVLLGDPTGFNKDNIADFDF; this is translated from the coding sequence ATGCGGACCCTCACCCGGCTGCTAGATCGGCGCACCGCCCTCCTCGGAGTGGCAACTCTGTCCCTCGCCCTGACCATGACCGCCTGCGGCAAGGCCGACACCGGCTCCTCCGGTGACGGCGGGTCCGGCGATTCCGGCGACAAGGCGCTGAGCATCGTCTTCCTGCCCAAGAACCTGGGCAACCCGTACTTCGACGCCAGCGACGCCGGCGGCAAGAAGGCCGTCGAGGCCCTCGGCGGCACCTTCTCCGAGGTCGGCCCGCAGACGGCCAGCCCCGACGCGCAGGTGCAGTACATCAACACCGCCGCCCAGCAGCACGCCAGCGCCATCGTGCTCTCGGCCAACGACCCCAAGGCCGTCGGCTCGGCCCTGACCCAGGCCAAGTCGTCCGGCACGAAGATCGTCACGTTCGACTCCGACACCGAGGCCCAGTACCGCGACCTCTTCGTGAACCAGGCCTCCCCCGAGGGCATCGCGAAGGCCCAGGTCGACGGCCTCGCCGAGCAGATCGGTGACTCCGGCGAGATCGCGATCCTCTCGGCCTCGGCCAACGCGACGAACCAGAACGCCTGGATCGACCTGATGAAGAAGGACCTCGAGGCCGACCACCCGAACATCAAGCTCGTCGACACGGTCTACGGCAACGACGACGACCAGACGTCGTTCGACAAGACCGCCGCCCTGCTGAAGAACCACCCGAACCTGAAGGGCATCATCAGCCCGACCACGGTGGGTATCGCCGCCGCGGCCCGGTACCTGTCCACCTCCAAGTCCAAGGGCAAGGTGGCGCTGACCGGTCTCGGTACCCCGAACCAGATGCGCAAGTTCGTCGAGGACGGCACGGTCACCGAGTTCTACCTGTGGAACCCCACCGACCTCGGCACCCTTGCCGCCTACGCCGCGGTCGCCCTGGCCAACGGCGAGATCACCGGCAAGGAGGGTGACAAGTTCACCGCCGGTGACCTCGGCGACTACACCGTCGGCGCCGACAACACGGTGCTGCTCGGCGACCCGACCGGGTTCAACAAGGACAACATCGCGGACTTCGACTTCTGA
- the gap gene encoding type I glyceraldehyde-3-phosphate dehydrogenase codes for MTRIAVNGFGRIGRNTLRAILERDSKLEVVAINDLTAPSVLAHLLTYDSALGRLNAPVSLEDGDLVVGERRIKVLAERDPADLPWAELGVDIVLESTGRFTQAEAARAHVAAGAKKVLVSAPSEGADVTLAYGVNTEAYDPAQHVIVSNASCTTNALAPLAAVLDELAHIEHGFMTTVHAYTQEQNLQDGPHRDLRRARAAGVNIVPTTTGAAKAIGKVLPNLDGKLAGDSIRVPVPVGSLVELNTYVEREVSREEVLLAYRTAADGRLRGILDYSDEPLVSSDITGQPASSIFDAALTRVDGRHIKVVAWYDNEWGFSHRVVDTLELMVA; via the coding sequence ATGACTCGCATCGCCGTCAACGGGTTCGGCCGGATCGGCCGAAACACCTTGCGCGCCATCCTGGAACGCGACAGCAAGCTCGAGGTGGTCGCCATCAACGACCTGACCGCGCCGTCGGTGCTGGCCCACCTGCTCACGTACGACAGTGCTTTGGGACGTCTGAACGCACCGGTGTCGCTCGAGGACGGTGATCTCGTGGTCGGTGAGCGGCGGATCAAGGTGCTCGCCGAGCGCGATCCGGCGGACCTGCCCTGGGCCGAGCTGGGGGTGGACATCGTGCTGGAGTCAACCGGCCGTTTCACCCAGGCCGAGGCCGCGCGCGCCCATGTCGCGGCCGGTGCGAAAAAGGTTCTGGTCAGCGCTCCTTCCGAAGGAGCAGACGTCACCCTCGCCTACGGCGTCAACACCGAGGCCTACGACCCGGCCCAGCACGTGATCGTCTCGAATGCCTCGTGCACGACGAACGCGCTGGCCCCCCTGGCTGCCGTGCTCGATGAACTGGCGCACATCGAGCACGGCTTCATGACCACCGTGCACGCCTACACACAGGAGCAGAACCTGCAGGACGGTCCGCACCGCGACCTGCGGCGAGCCCGGGCCGCGGGCGTCAACATCGTGCCCACCACCACGGGTGCGGCCAAAGCCATCGGTAAGGTGCTGCCCAACCTGGACGGCAAACTGGCCGGGGATTCGATCCGCGTCCCGGTGCCGGTAGGTTCACTCGTCGAGCTGAACACCTACGTCGAGCGCGAGGTCTCGCGCGAGGAGGTGCTGCTGGCCTACCGCACCGCTGCCGACGGCAGGCTGCGCGGCATTCTCGACTACTCCGACGAACCACTGGTGTCGAGCGACATCACCGGGCAACCCGCGTCCTCCATCTTCGATGCCGCCCTGACCCGCGTGGACGGCCGGCACATCAAGGTCGTGGCCTGGTACGACAACGAGTGGGGCTTCTCGCACCGGGTGGTCGACACGCTGGAGCTGATGGTGGCGTGA